The proteins below come from a single Ignavibacteria bacterium genomic window:
- a CDS encoding outer membrane lipoprotein carrier protein LolA, with the protein MFKKTSAVLIFSLIPFMLFAQSNQVLKNLQNKYKSISTLTADFVQTGALSKDRQLSSAKGRLYFQKDNKYRIEFRGLEFVSDGSTVWSYNKKNKKVIINDVNSSDASSFSLRQLLFDYPANSSVESLPSEMVSGTRCEVIRLNSKGGRGNFKSVRIWADNSSMVRKAEVTDKSGAVYAFELSNIKVNPQLNSGMFTFETPKGSEVIDLR; encoded by the coding sequence ATGTTTAAGAAAACTTCAGCAGTTTTAATTTTTTCACTGATCCCTTTTATGCTCTTTGCACAAAGTAATCAGGTATTGAAAAACCTGCAGAACAAGTATAAATCGATCAGCACACTTACGGCCGACTTTGTACAGACAGGCGCGCTTTCAAAGGACAGGCAGCTTTCCTCGGCAAAGGGCAGGCTATACTTCCAGAAAGACAATAAGTACAGGATAGAATTCCGCGGCCTTGAATTTGTATCCGACGGCAGTACCGTCTGGAGCTACAATAAAAAGAACAAGAAAGTAATAATTAATGACGTCAACAGCAGCGACGCTTCGTCATTTTCACTCAGGCAGCTTCTTTTCGACTACCCTGCAAACAGCAGTGTGGAGTCACTTCCCTCAGAAATGGTAAGCGGCACAAGGTGCGAAGTTATCCGCCTTAATTCCAAAGGGGGAAGAGGAAACTTCAAATCTGTCAGGATCTGGGCAGACAACAGCAGCATGGTAAGGAAAGCCGAGGTTACGGACAAGTCGGGAGCAGTATATGCTTTTGAGCTTTCCAACATCAAGGTAAACCCGCAGCTTAATTCCGGCATGTTCACCTTTGAAACACCTAAAGGAAGTGAAGTTATTGACCTCAGATAA
- a CDS encoding flippase-like domain-containing protein, with translation MTSDKTTPVKGNKAKARRFAGIIFSFILTGIFLYIAFYGVRFRDVMGIIGKTQWHWVLVLIVSLLFSHFLRAVRWKVILRSVKPGASVVNLFGSLMVGYGVNCVIPRLGEVSRAVLLGRWEELSGTSMFGTVVVERVIDVVAFIAALLISVFIYHGNLYESFPWLKSSLYLASVFMAGVIIFLFLVIKFKEKFYSIILKLVSRISLKTAHKLANIFSMLIEGFASLKGFDNIIYTVLLTASIILAYSLNAYLGFLCLGMQNMKDVGFTTAWVLMAISSLGVVIPTPGGTGSYHVITQTALVILFGFTSEMGLAYAVLNHAVSTIVFIVAALFFFFFLNYRYSKKSGKKEKLVDFIETNMDSL, from the coding sequence TTGACCTCAGATAAGACTACACCGGTCAAGGGGAATAAAGCTAAGGCAAGAAGGTTTGCCGGCATAATATTCTCCTTCATACTGACGGGGATTTTTCTTTATATAGCCTTCTATGGTGTCCGCTTCCGTGATGTCATGGGAATTATAGGCAAAACCCAGTGGCACTGGGTTCTTGTACTTATAGTATCTCTTTTGTTTTCCCACTTTTTGCGTGCCGTGCGCTGGAAGGTTATCTTGAGATCCGTTAAACCCGGGGCCTCGGTAGTAAATCTTTTTGGCTCACTCATGGTGGGCTACGGCGTAAACTGCGTTATACCCCGCCTGGGCGAAGTCTCGCGTGCAGTGCTTTTAGGGCGCTGGGAGGAGCTTTCCGGGACCTCGATGTTCGGGACGGTGGTTGTTGAAAGGGTAATTGACGTGGTGGCATTTATTGCGGCCTTGCTGATAAGCGTGTTTATTTATCACGGCAACCTTTATGAAAGCTTCCCATGGCTTAAATCAAGTCTTTACCTGGCTTCAGTTTTTATGGCGGGGGTAATTATATTCCTGTTCCTGGTTATAAAGTTCAAGGAAAAATTTTACAGCATAATACTTAAGCTGGTAAGCCGCATTTCACTGAAAACAGCCCACAAGCTGGCTAATATTTTCAGCATGCTCATTGAAGGCTTTGCGAGCCTCAAGGGCTTTGATAACATCATTTATACGGTTCTTCTTACGGCATCAATTATACTGGCCTATTCACTCAACGCTTATCTGGGGTTTTTGTGCCTCGGGATGCAGAACATGAAGGACGTAGGCTTTACCACGGCCTGGGTGCTTATGGCAATCAGCTCGCTTGGCGTTGTAATACCTACTCCCGGCGGTACAGGTTCATATCACGTTATTACGCAGACGGCCCTTGTGATCTTATTCGGATTTACGAGCGAGATGGGGCTTGCCTATGCGGTCTTAAACCACGCCGTTTCCACGATTGTTTTTATTGTTGCGGCACTCTTCTTTTTCTTCTTTCTTAATTACAGGTATTCAAAGAAAAGCGGTAAAAAGGAAAAACTGGTAGATTTTATCGAAACTAACATGGACAGCTTATGA
- the uppP gene encoding undecaprenyl-diphosphatase UppP: MNVFEAIILGIIQGLSEFLPISSTAHLILAGKLMAGQMIEQFPERWTAFMAVIQLGTLLAVLVYFRNDIIHIISEFLRDNLTQRKKFTEQSLNSRLGWFIIIGTIPVVIIGLAFKHQIEGTFTKNLMVISFSLIILGILLAIAEKVSTFRKDIKEITWLDSLLAGCAQCLALIPGSSRSGTTITAGLFLGFTRETAARFSFLLSIPAVLASGLLEFKESLPYLDKGAALNLVLATVAAFISGYLAIDFLLKFLRKNSTFIFVFYRIILGVTILGLIGFSIIKP; this comes from the coding sequence GTGAACGTATTTGAAGCAATAATTCTGGGTATTATACAGGGATTATCCGAATTCCTTCCTATAAGCAGCACGGCACACCTCATACTTGCAGGCAAACTGATGGCCGGGCAGATGATTGAACAGTTTCCCGAGCGCTGGACCGCCTTTATGGCAGTCATTCAGCTTGGAACGCTCCTGGCTGTACTGGTTTATTTCAGGAATGATATCATTCATATCATCTCTGAATTTTTAAGGGATAACCTGACGCAAAGGAAGAAGTTTACCGAACAGAGCCTGAACTCGCGCCTGGGATGGTTCATTATAATAGGCACAATTCCGGTTGTAATTATAGGCCTTGCCTTCAAGCACCAGATTGAAGGGACTTTTACAAAGAACCTGATGGTTATATCTTTCAGCCTAATAATCCTGGGCATACTGCTTGCAATTGCAGAAAAGGTAAGCACCTTCAGAAAGGACATTAAAGAAATTACATGGCTCGATTCATTGCTGGCCGGCTGCGCTCAGTGCCTGGCACTGATACCCGGTTCATCACGCTCGGGCACAACAATTACAGCCGGGCTTTTCCTCGGCTTTACGCGCGAGACTGCGGCAAGGTTTTCTTTCCTTCTTTCTATTCCGGCCGTTCTGGCCTCAGGACTCCTGGAATTCAAGGAATCGCTCCCGTACCTGGATAAAGGTGCAGCCTTAAACCTCGTCCTTGCTACTGTTGCCGCATTCATATCGGGTTATCTGGCAATAGATTTTCTGCTTAAGTTTTTAAGAAAAAATTCTACTTTTATTTTTGTGTTCTATAGAATAATATTAGGAGTTACAATTTTAGGCTTAATTGGTTTTAGTATTATTAAACCCTGA